The Herbiconiux sp. A18JL235 region GGTAATCAGATGATTACTTAGCAGCACGATAAGTAATCGACTGATACCATGTCAAGCGTGAGCGAGACGAAGACGAGGATGCCCGCCGACGAGCGCCGGGAGCTCATCCTCGACGCGGCGACCGCCGTCTTCGGCGATGCCGGCTACTACGGCGCGACGACGGATGCGGTGGCCCGCGCCGCCGGCGTCAGCCAGCCCTACGTCGTGCGCATGTTCGGCACGAAGGAGCAGCTGTTCCTCGACGTGCTGGGCCGGGGCCTCGAGCGCATCTTCGCCGCCTTCCGCGAGGCCATCGCCGGCGACCCCGAGGTGCCGCTCGAGCGCCGCCTCGGCCTCGCCTACTTCGCGCTGACCGCCGACCGCGGCATCCTGCTCTGCCTCATGCACGCGTTCGCACTGGGGGCCGACGCCGTGATCGGGCCCGCCGCCCGCTGCGGGTTCCTCGACGTGTACCGCCTGCTGCGCGACGAGGCCGGCATGACCCCCGAGCAGGCGAACGGGTTTCTCGCGGGCGGCATGCTCGCCAACGTGGTGCTCGGCGTGCGCATGTTCGACGACTTCGACACCGACCCCGACGTGCGGGAGCTCATGACCTCGGTCTTTCCCGAGAAGCTCGACCTCGTGCGCGCCTCGCACCCGCCCGTGCGCAGCGGCGCACCGCCGCGCGCCGGCTGACGCGCCGGCTCAGCGCGCGACCGCGATGAGCCCGAGCTCGGCAGGCGACGCGAGGTTTGCGTGCTTCGGCACGACGCGTACCGTGTACCCGAACGAGCCCGCCCGCGAGAGCTCCACCGTGCCGGAGTAGACGTACTCCCCGCCCGCCTCCGCCGAAGACGACGGCGTCGACGAGGTGGTCAGCTCCACCGTCGCGGCGTCGGAGATGTCGTCGCCGTGCACCGCGTGCCCGTAGACCACCTCGACCGCGACATCGTGCGGGGTGAGGCCGTCGAGCCCGACGTGGGCCCGCACGTGCAGCACGTCGCCCACCTGCGGGGTGTCGTCGAGCCCGCCCGACTCGACGTGGTTCACCGACACGCCCGACCAGGCGGCGCGCACGCGCTCCTTCCACAGCGACAGCTCGCGGGCAGCTTCGTGGTCGTCGGCGGTCATGGCACGCTCGGCCTCGGCGGCCGGGACGTACAGCCGCTCGACGTACTCGCGCACCATGCGCTCGGCGCTCAGCTCGGGCGAGAGGGCGGCGAGCGTGTGACGGATCGACTGCATCCAGTGTTCGGGGATGCCGTCGGCGTCGCGGTCGTAGAAGCGCGGCGCCACCTGGTTCTCGAGCAGGTCGTAGAGCGCCTCGGCCTCGAGGGCGTCGCGCTCCTCGCCGTCGCCCGCGGAGTCGGCGGTGGGGATGGCCCAGCCGTCCTCCCCGTCGTAGTACTCGGCCCACCAGCCGTCGAGGATGGAGAGGTTGAGCCCCCCGTTCAGCGCCGCCTTCATCCCCGAGGTGCCGCAGGCCTCGAGGGGCCGCAGCGGGTTGTTCAGCCAGACGTCGGTTCCCGGGTAGAGCAGCTGAGCCATGCCGATGTCGTAGTTCGGCAGGAAGACGATGCGCTGGCGCACCTCGGGGTCTGAGGCGAACTGCACGAACTTCTGGATGAGCCGCTTGCCCTCCTCGTCGGCCGGATGCGACTTGCCGGCCACCACGAACTGCACCGGTCGCTCGGGGTTCAGCAGGATCGACTTCAGCCGCACGGGGTCGTGCAGCATGAGGGTGAGCCGCTTGTAGGTGGGCACACGCCGCGCGAAGCCGATGGTGAGCACCTGCGGGTCGAGCAGCCCCTGGTACCAGGCGGGCGGGATGCTGTCGGGGTTCTGCTCACGCCACGCCTCGGTCACCCGCCGGCGTGCGTCGTGCACCAGCTGGCGGCGCATGTCACCGCGCACCGCCCAGAGCTCGGCGTCGGTGACGGCGTCGGAGGCCCAGTCGGCGGTCGTGGTGTCGCCCGTGCCGAGCTTCGTGCGGGCGAGCTCCTGCAGCAGCGGGTCGGTCCAGGTGGGGGCGTGCACGCCGTTAGTCACCGAGGTGATCGGCACGTCGGCCTTGTCGAAGCCCGGCCAGAGCCCGGCGAACATGCCCCGGCTCACCTCCCCGTGGAGCTTCGACACCCCGTTGGCGCGCTGGCCGAGGCGCAGCCCCATCACGGCCATGTTGAACACCTCGGGCGAACCGCCCTCATAGTCCTCGGCGCCGAGGGCCAGCACGCTCTCCACCTCGAGCCCCGGCAGCATGTCGGTCGAGAAGTAGCGCTCCACGAGCGAGCGCTCGAAGCGGTCGATGCCCGCGGGCACCGGCGTGTGCGTGGTGAACACGGTGCCGGCGCGCACCACCTGGAGCGCCTCGTCGAAGGAGAGCCCGCCGCCGATGAGGTTCGAGATGCGCTCGAGGCCCTGGAACCCGGCGTGGCCCTCGTTGGTGTGGTAGACCTCGGGCATCGGCGAGTCGGTGAGCTCGGCGAGCACTTCGAGGGCGCGCACACCACCGATACCGAGAAGCAGCTCCTGCAGCAGACGGTGCTCCCCGCCGCCGCCGTAGAGCCGGTCGGTGACGCTCCTGAGGTCGTCGTCGTTGTCGGGGATGTCGGTGTCGAGCATGAGCAGCCGCACCCGGCCCACCTGAGCCTGCCAGATGCGGGCGTAGAGCGCTCGGCCGCCGGGGAGGGCGAGCACGATCTGGGCGGCGGTGCCGTCGGCCTGGCGCAGCACCGACAGCGGCAGGCCGTCGGGGTCGAGCACCGGGTAGCTCTCCTCCTGCCAGCCGTCGCGGGAGATCGCCTGCGAGAAGTAGCCCGAGCGGTAGAACAGGCCGACGCCGATGATGGGCACGCCGAGGTCGGAGGCGGCCTTGAGGTGGTCACCCGCCAGGATGCCGAGACCACCGGAGTACTGAGGCAGCGCGGCGGCGATGCCGAACTCGGGCGAGAAGTAGCCGATGCTGCCGGGGCGTGGGCCCTCGAGACCCTGGTACCAGCGCGGTTCGGTGAGGTACGCGTTCAGGTCGTCGCGGAGGCTGTTGGCCCAGGCGACGAACCCGGGGTCGGCGGCGAGCTGCTCGAGGCGTTCGGGGCGCACCGCGCCGAGAAGAGCGACCGGGTCGCCGAGGGTCGCCTTCCAGTCGTCGGGCGAGATGTGGGCGAAGATCTGCCGGGTGGGTTCGTGCCACGCCCAGCGGAGATTCGCCGCGAGCTCGCCGAGTGCCCCCAGCGACTCGGGAA contains the following coding sequences:
- a CDS encoding TetR/AcrR family transcriptional regulator, encoding MSETKTRMPADERRELILDAATAVFGDAGYYGATTDAVARAAGVSQPYVVRMFGTKEQLFLDVLGRGLERIFAAFREAIAGDPEVPLERRLGLAYFALTADRGILLCLMHAFALGADAVIGPAARCGFLDVYRLLRDEAGMTPEQANGFLAGGMLANVVLGVRMFDDFDTDPDVRELMTSVFPEKLDLVRASHPPVRSGAPPRAG
- the glgP gene encoding alpha-glucan family phosphorylase encodes the protein MKAIRRFTVRSVLPESLGALGELAANLRWAWHEPTRQIFAHISPDDWKATLGDPVALLGAVRPERLEQLAADPGFVAWANSLRDDLNAYLTEPRWYQGLEGPRPGSIGYFSPEFGIAAALPQYSGGLGILAGDHLKAASDLGVPIIGVGLFYRSGYFSQAISRDGWQEESYPVLDPDGLPLSVLRQADGTAAQIVLALPGGRALYARIWQAQVGRVRLLMLDTDIPDNDDDLRSVTDRLYGGGGEHRLLQELLLGIGGVRALEVLAELTDSPMPEVYHTNEGHAGFQGLERISNLIGGGLSFDEALQVVRAGTVFTTHTPVPAGIDRFERSLVERYFSTDMLPGLEVESVLALGAEDYEGGSPEVFNMAVMGLRLGQRANGVSKLHGEVSRGMFAGLWPGFDKADVPITSVTNGVHAPTWTDPLLQELARTKLGTGDTTTADWASDAVTDAELWAVRGDMRRQLVHDARRRVTEAWREQNPDSIPPAWYQGLLDPQVLTIGFARRVPTYKRLTLMLHDPVRLKSILLNPERPVQFVVAGKSHPADEEGKRLIQKFVQFASDPEVRQRIVFLPNYDIGMAQLLYPGTDVWLNNPLRPLEACGTSGMKAALNGGLNLSILDGWWAEYYDGEDGWAIPTADSAGDGEERDALEAEALYDLLENQVAPRFYDRDADGIPEHWMQSIRHTLAALSPELSAERMVREYVERLYVPAAEAERAMTADDHEAARELSLWKERVRAAWSGVSVNHVESGGLDDTPQVGDVLHVRAHVGLDGLTPHDVAVEVVYGHAVHGDDISDAATVELTTSSTPSSSAEAGGEYVYSGTVELSRAGSFGYTVRVVPKHANLASPAELGLIAVAR